The nucleotide window TCAGGTTGGCACGCGTTTAAGATGGCCATACAAAGGCATCCCCGAAAGTGAAGTTCCTGCCGTTCGTGAACGTGCGCGGCAAATGATCCCATATTTTTTTGATGAAGTATAATTTATTATATATCGCTTGTATAATTATGTCGTTAACCACCCTTGCGCAGGAGCGCCCAATTCACAGTATTTTACATTGGGGCGAATTGCCCCCCATTCCTGATGAGCATGGTTTTGCCGGATCATTTGCGGGGACATCGCACGGAGCGTTGATCGTAGCCGGAGGTGCCAATTTTCCAGATGGTGGCGCTCCGTGGACGGGTTCAAAAAAGGTATGGACAGACAAGATATTTGTGCTGGATAAATCTACCGGCATATGGAAGGTAGCCGGGAAATTGCCACAACCCATGGGTTACGGTGTATCCATTTCCTATCACGATAAATTGATATGCATTGGCGGCAGTAACACCGGGGGGCATTTGTGCACTGTTTATGCGATTAGCTATATGAACAACAAAATTGAAATAGAAAAATGGCCCGACCTGCCGCAGCCACTGTCCAATGCTTGCGGTACGTTGGTGGGGCATAACGTTTACATTGCAGGCGGTTTACTCCACCCTGATGATAAAAGCACTGCTAATATATTTTGGTCGCTCAATTTAAGTGCGCCTAAAACATCATCCTGGCAAAAGCTGGAAACCTGGCCTGGGCCGCCTCGGATGCTGAGTGTGGCGGGACAAACCAACAACACTTTTTACCTCTTTAGCGGCACCGATCTGGAAGACAAAAACGGTGCTGCACATCGCCGTTATCTTAATGATGCCTATAAATATACTCCGGGCAAGGGCTGGTCGCGCGTTGCCGACCTGCCAAATGCCGTGGTGGCCGCGCCGGGCCCGGCAATTTTTGTTAACAAAAACGAGTTGCTGATTTTCGGAGGGGATGACGGAAAATTGGCCGATGATGCCGCTAATCTGAAGGAGAACCATCCGGGCTTTTCTGACAAAATATTGAAGTATAATATCGATACTGATACATGGTCGGTTTCAGGTACTATCCACACCGCTAAAAAGCCGGATGCCGATACAAACCCAAATGGCAGCATCTGGGCGCCGGTAACCACTACAGCTGTAATGTGGCATGAGATGATCGTATTTCCGGGTGGCGAGGTGCGCCCCGCCGTGCGCACGCCACGGATATTAACCGCAAAATTTTCACACAATCTTGAACCATAATATGACCGAAAAGACTGTAAAACCAGCAGGCTATTTATATGCCTGGGCAATAGTGGGCCTGCTTTGGCTGGTAGCATTCCTGAATTACTTCGATAGGAACCTCATCGCATCCATGCGCGACCCTATTGTGGCCGATTTTAAACTTACCGATGCACAATTTGGCCTACTGACTTCAGTGTTTTTATGGTCGTATGGGTTTTTAAGTCCGCTGGGTGGGTACTTTGCTGATAAGTATGGGCGTAAAAAGATCATCGTATTCAGCGTATGTGTTTGGTCGGCAGTAACACTTTGGACAGGCTTTGTACATTCCTTCCCTGAAATGCTGGTAGCCCGGGTAATTATGGGTATCAGCGAGGCTTGTTATATCCCCGCTGGGTTGGCTATGATAGCCGATTACCACAAAGGCAAAACGCGATCACTGGCTACAGGCCTGCATATGAGCGGTTTATATGCCGGACAGGCATTAGGTGGAGTTGGGGGGTATATCTCGGTAATATGGGGTTGGCGTTACGGGTTTCAATTGATAGGATTGTTTGGTGTGGTCTATGGCCTGGTGTTGATTTATTTTTTACGGGATAACAAACGCAGCGAATTGACAGATGTTGCCGAAGCGGAAAATAACCCCGGGGTTGAAGAAAAACGCTTAGGCCTGTTCCAAACTATCCGCATGCTGGTGTCAGAAAAATCGTTCCTGGTATTGTTATTCTATTTCTGTGTGCTGGGTATTGTTAACTGGATGATCTATGGCTGGCTGCCAACTTTCCTGAAAGAACATTTTACATTGGATATTGGCAAAGCGGGCCTTTCCGCCACGGGTTATGTGCAAATAGGTTCTTTTATTGGGGTATTGCTGGGCGGTATACTGGCCGACAGATGGTACCGCAGCAATAAACGAAGCCGAATTTATCTGATTATCATAGGCTTTAGTTTGGGCGCGCCTTTTCTATTCCTGATGGCATCAACTACAGTGTTTTGGATAGCCATAGTGGCCATGATGGTGTATGGCTTGGCCCGCGGGGTGAATGACAGTAACCTGATGCCGGTTTTATGCCAGGTAATTGACGGGAAATATATTGCCACAGGTTACGGCTTTCTTAATTTTTTAAGTACCATTATTGGCGGGGTGATGGTATATGTTGGCGGCCGGTTAATGGATGCCCATATCAGCCTTTCCATCATTTACCAGGGCTCGGCGGTGTTGATGATCGTAGCGGCGTGGTCGTTATTACGGATGAAGGTAAAACAGGAATAAAACGAATAAGAATAAATAAAAATGAATAATAAGAGATAAAAATCCGGTAAAACCACCGGATTTTTATCTTTGAATAACCGATCGCTTATTTCTTCACGGCGTAACCCAAACCAATGTTAAGCGATACAAAAATGTTGCTCTGTTTATTGTTCGGTCCGTTATTTAAATTATAATTATCGTCAATTTTCCAGTTGCTGTCGGTAACCTGTAAATAATAACCGATGCGGAAACCAATTGGAATATTGCGCTGAATGGTATAGCAGTCCATTTGTTTTTCTTTTAGTTTGATAATGTAATCGAAACCGCCGCCCAATTCCAATCCAAAGCGCGGATTCCATAAAGTTTTACTGGATGTGCTGTTCAACAGCTCGCTTGAAAAATCGGAAGTGCTTTGTGTACGCGGGTTATCCTGTATACGCAGCATGGCTTGTGAAAGGTTGAGGCCCAAAAACGGATATAGCCGGTAGTTTACGCTTTTTGAAAGATTGTAACCGGCCCTGGTATAAAGCTGGAACTGGTTATAAAGTACTTTAAAATTATTAGGGTTTTTTGATGCAGAAGTAAAGGTTCCCCCAAGGCCGTCCTCAAACAGCCAGTTTTTATGAATATGGCTCATAGAAAGGTTTAACCAATAATTGTTATCGGATAAGGGGGCCAGGTTGTTTTTAGCTAAAATATCGTTTAGCTGACCAAGTTTGCTTTCACGATAAGTGCCTTGAATTTGGAAAGCCCCGGCAACGTTACGCTTAAACCAACCATCGCCGGGTGTTGATTGCGCGTTTGCCGTAGTTATTGCACCGCCTACTATGGCAATGGTAAAAAGGATTAATGTTGCTTTTTTCATAGTGATTTTTGATAGTGAATAAAACAGGTTAATAAAAGCTTAAACGTTTTATTTTTAACTAATGGTATGTACGACGGAAATCAAAGCGGGGATTTTATTAACCCCGCGATAATTATTTGTAAGAAATAATTTGCATTTCAAATATTAATCGTATTATTGCGATTAATATATGGGCACCACTAAAACCGAAATATTTACCGACGAGCAAAACCAGCTGGCCATTATGCTGAAGGCAATTGCGCACCCGGCACGCATTGCTATTCTGCAGCAAATTATGAAGGCCAATGCCTGCATTTGCGGCGACCTGGTAGACGAATTAGGACTTGCGCAGGCAACTATATCACAACATTTAAAAGAACTGAAAAATGCCGGATTGATACAGGGTACCATTGAAGGCGTGAGCGTTTGTTATTGCATAAACCCAACGGTATGGGGCAAATTAGGCAAGGAACTAAATGCTTTCTTTTCTGATTATCAATTAAAGACCAACTGCCGCTAAAATTTTTTGAATTAATATATCGTAATATTACAATTAAATAAAGGGATCATGAATAACATAGAAGCAATAAAGTGGGGGGCATTTAAGCAAATGCTGCTGCAACATCCCCATCTCGATCTGCAATTCAGGTATGCGGAAAATAAGTTGGTGGATGCATCGTACCATATTACCGAAATTAAGCAAGCGCCCATCACATCGGTGGATTGCGGCGGGGTGATGAATAAGTGGACCGAGATCATCATGCAACTGTGGGTACCTGAGCAAGCCGGGCAGTACCGCGCTATGAAAGTAAGTAAAGCGCTATCAATAATTGATATTGTAGAAAAAATGCTGCCGCTTGATGCGGAGGGTACAGTTAAAATAGAATTTGGCAACTCCGAATTCGATACCCGCCAGATGTTCCCGAATGAAATGATCATTGACGGCGAAAACCTGGTTATTGATTTGCGCCCGGATGCCGTACAATGTAAAGCTATTAGCCGCGGAGGTAGTTGCGGTACTAATGATAAAGGCGAGGAATGCTGTACTCCTGCCACCGAAAAACCAAAAAAACAATTAATAAACCTTGCCGTTGCTGCTGATGCCTGTTGTACACCGGGCGGTGGCTGCTGCTAAATTAAACGTGATGAAAAATATATTAGTACTATGTACCGGTAACAGTTGCCGTAGCCAGCTGGCCGAAGGTTACCTGCGTTATTTTGCCGGCAATAGAGCAAATATTTACAGTGCGGGGATTGAAACCCATGGCGTGAACCCTAAAGCCATACAAGTAATGGCCGAGGATGGGATAGATATATCCAAACACACCTCCAACAATGTTAACGAGTATCTGCACATTCCGTTTGATATGGTGATAACCGTTTGTGATAACGCTAACGAAGCTTGCCCCTACTTTCCGGGCAATGTACAACGCTTCCATTATAATTTTCCCGACCCAGCTAAGGCAACCGGAACACCCGAGGAGATCATGAACGAGTTTCGCCGTGTGCGGGATATGATAAAAACCTACGCCCGCGATTTTGTACAAGAACATTTAAAATGAGAAAGTACCTTGCTGAATTTCTCGGTACGTTCATTATGGTGTTTTGCGGGACAGGCGCAATGATCATAGACCAGCAAACCGGCGGAGCGGTTACGCACGTGGGTGTAGCGGTTACCTGGGGACTGGTTGTGATGAGTTTGATCTATGCATTGGGCAATGTTTCCGGCGCGCATATGAATCCTGCGGTCAGCATCGCGTTTACTGTAGCGAAGCGTTTCCCGGTAAGGGAACTGTTGCCTTATATCATCAGCCAGTTTGGTGGCGCTATTATGGCAAGCCTCGTACTCCGCTTCCTGTTCCCTGGTAATGAACTACTTGGGGCAACGCTTCCGGCAGGTACCGCCATGCAGTCATTTATACTCGAGGCTCTCCTTACTTTTTTCCTTATGCTCGTAATTATCCACGTCGCTACAGGTAGTAAAGAACAAGGTATTATGGCAGGTTTAGCCATTGGCTCCGTTGTATTGCTTGAGGCGATGTTTGCAGGACCAATATGTGGCGCATCTATGAACCCCGCCCGATCGTTCGCACCTGCGCTTGTTTCCGGGCACCTTGAAAATATTTGGGTGTACCTGCTGGCTACGCCACTTGGCGCCGTCACCGCTATACCCGTGTGGAAATATTTAACCAGTGAAACTTCGAATAGATCATGAAAGTCGCGCTTTTTTCTGATATACACGCCAACCTGCCCGCTTTTGAAGCTTTTTTGGCCGATATGGATAGCCGTAACCCCGACGCTGTATATTGTTTAGGTGATCTGATCGGTTATAACATCTGGCCTAATGAGATCATTTCGGAAATACGCAGGCGGCGCATAGCTACGTTAGCGGGCAACCATGACCAAAAGACCAAAGGTTATGCTTATGAACTGGTTTCGGCACATAACCGCACCTATTTAAATACACTTCCTGCACATATTAAACTGGAACATCAGCGCAAGCATACGCACTTGAATATTGTATTGGCGCATGGCAGTACCCGCAGCATTATCGAGTATGTGCTGGAAGACATGAATGAAGGCGATGTAATAGAAATGATGAATGAAGCCAAAGCAGACGTGCTTTGCGTTGGTCATTCGCATTTGCCCTATCATCGCATTATTGCTAACAAGCATGTAATAAATATCGGCTCCGTTGGTAAACCCAAAGATGGTAACCCAATGGGCTGCTATGTTTTATTGAATATTGAAGACGATATTAAGGTAGATTTTATACGTTTTGTTTATGATGTAGAAAAAGCCGCGCAGGCGATTGAAGCCAGCCCTTTGCCGGATGAACTGGCCGATCATTTACGCAAGGCGTATTAAGCTTTACAGTTAAGTTAAAAAATCATTTATTAATTCAACCGTTATCCCCGGTAACTTACTGCCAGGTATAGCGGTTCCGGCCTCGCCAATAAACGCGCCATGGGTACCAGGTAGTACAACTAATTGCGCACCTTCTACCAAACGCGACATTTGCAGGGTATGCTCAACCGATATTACGTCTTTATCGGCAACCATAAACAAGGTTTTAGCCTTTATGCTCTTTAGCAAATCATGGCTATAATCTTTAAAGTTTACCATGCGTGCTTTATCCTTGTTAAACATATTCAACAAGCCATCCTGGCTGGGGGTTACTTTTAAATAAGCTGTTTTTAGTGCTTCGGGCATATTGTCTATAGTAGCGTTTGGCATAAAGTCAAAAAATCCCGGGAAGAAGCCATCCCGTTTATAAGCACCCGCAATTACTACTATTTTATGCACTAGTTGAGCATATTTATTGGCCAGGAGCAAGGTAGTTGTACCACCATTGCTAAAGCCTATAATATTGGCGCTGGTAACACCCAGGTAGTTCAATAACCCCGCAACATCATCGGCATCCTGTTCAAATGTTTCTGGAGTATCCCTGTCGGTTGTGCGGCCGTGGGCTTGTAATTCAACCGCAATTACCTTGTGGTTCAATGTCAGCATGGGCAAAATTTCGCCAAAGGTTGTTTCAATGGTCGACCCACCACCGTGTATCAATACCAAAGGCATATCGCCTTCGCCATGTATCTCGTAATACATGCTGATACCATTAACCGGCGCATGCCCTGTTGTTTGTTGCTTTTCCATAAGTAGTTAAGTTAGCTTTTAAACCCAATTAAGTATGTGTCCAGTTTTTCCAGGTTTTGTTTTAAGCCTTCATCTGCCTTAAATGTTTTTACCACCTGAATAAATTGCTCCGCTGTTTCAAACAGCATATGCCAGTTAATTAAGGTTTGTTCACCCTGCGCTTCAAATGTAATAGTAGCTACAAATTTTGGCGATGATACGTGCTCATAAACTATCTTTTTGAATGGGATTATTTGGGTAAAAACGCTTTTATTTTTATAGTCGGTCCCATCGGGACCATGCATTACCAGGTCCCACTCGCCGCCTGGTGTAAAGTCCATTTTGGTTATGGTATTTGTAAAACCATTTGGGCCCCACCATTGTGCAATATGTTCAGCCTTGCTCCATACTTCCCAAACCAGTTCAACCGGCGCGTTAAGTGTCCGGGTTATCAGCAGTTCCCTGTCTTTTGTGTTATTTTCCATGGTTTCTTTCTTTTTTAAGTTTATCTAAATAGGTTTCTAAACTATCCAATTTGTTTTCCCAGTGTTGACGGTACTGATCTACAAAAGCCGCCACTTCGCTCAGGCGGTCTAACCGGGCTTCACAAAATCTGTCACGGCCGCGTTGTTTCACAGCAAGCAGGCCGCAATCAGTTAAAATTTTAATATGCAGCGATATCGCTTGCCGGGTAACATCAAATTTTTCGGCAATAGTGTTTACATTGTGGGGCTCAGCAGCAATCATGCTGATGATTGCTCTTCGTGTTGGGTCGGCTATGGCCTGGTATACATCGCGCCTGGCTTTCATAATATGCAAGTAATTGCTTGCAAATATACATGCAAGTATTTACTTGCGCAATAGTGTATGTAAAATTTATTTCTTGTTTGTGAAAACGATTATTGACTGAGAGAATTTGATACGCTAATTACTTCACCCGCTCCAACATTACCGGATAGGTTTTACCCGAGTTCCATTGCGGAACGTATAGGTTTTCGTTCTCGTCCACACAAACATCATGCGGGTGAACAAAGGTATCGTCGCCTTTAGATTGAGTTTGTAAAACACCATCCATGTAAACTGGTTCAGTACCGCCGGGTGTGGATACTACCTTGTTGTTTTCGTCGAGAATAGTAATATATCCTGATCCGAAATTCATGTTAGTGCCCGAGCGAAAAACCGCGCCATAAACGTTTTTACCATTTATAACAGGCCGGCAAATAAAAGAGCCGGGCAAGTGGATGGTGCTTAAATATTTTCCGTCCATAGTAAAGCATTTCAAAGCATTGTGATTGCGTGATGTGATGAGTAATGCAGGTTCTGCGCCGCGGTTATCAATGGCTATGCCATGCACGCAATCAAATTGATCAGCCTCATTTCCCCGGCCTCCCCAATGGCGGATATAATTGCCTTTGCTATCATATTGAATAACAAACTGATGTCCGTAGCCATCGGTTACGTAAATATCGCCATTAAGGGCTATGGCAGTCTCGGTAGGCTTATATTCATCGGCAGCTGTATATAGGGGTATTTCTTTAGGATAATCCAGTACCAGCAATTCATCGCCCATAAGTGTGGTCTTGATCACCTGGTGGCGCACGGTATCGGTAATGTAAAGAAACTCATCGCCGCCCTCATTGCTTAATGTCAGCCCGTGGCCGCCGGGATAAGTATGGCCCCAGCTACTTTTAACCTGCCCGTCCTTATTATAAACTAATATATTGTTGTGTGTTTCGTTGGTCAGCATATAAAGCAGCCCGGTTTTACTCATCACCATTTCATGGCAATCGTTTACCGGGTATTGCTGCCCGGGAGGGATACCCCAGGCAGCATTTACCTTGTATTTAAAATTATTGTGACCGATAATATTATGATGCTGCATTAATTGGCGGCTACGGTTTTATGTTGTGAATGATCTGCCAATAATCGGAAAAAACCGACATCATTCAAATCGTTCTGTAACTGCTGGTAAGCAGCATCCGATAAGGAAGTTAATGGCAAGCGGGGGTTGCCCATATCCACACCCAGCATTTTCATAATGGCCCGTTGCGCGGCAATGGACGGATGTTTGATAATGCACCGGATAAAGTCGACAACTTTGGCCTGTAACTGTCGGGCCTCATCTACATTTCCTTCACGGTAGTTTTTAATGATATCCAGATAAACCGGTGCGGCAAAGGTATAGGTGCTTCCAATGGCGCCTATGGCCCCAACAACCAGGGCAGGCAGCAGCATCTCATCATACCCAAACAATACTTCAAACTTGCCGTCCTTAAAATTAAGGCAAGCCTGATATTCGTGCAGGGTTGATGCGGTATATTTAATACCGGCCAGATTAGGGATCTTTTTTTCGCCCAGGGCCAAAAACTCCACCATATCCATCCCTACACCTGTTAAAGCAGGCATGTGGTAATAATAGAATGGCAATTGGGGCGCAGCCGAGGCAATTTCGGCCATGCAATCTACCAGATTTTGTACCGATACCGGTTTAAAGTAAAACGCCGCTACCGACGAAATAGCATCAGCGCCTATCTGCGCAGCATGTGCAGCAAGTTTTCGGCTTTCGCGGATAGAGGTATGCCCAACGTGCACCAACACCAGTACCCGTTTATTAGCCGCCTTAACATAAGCTTCGGCAATAGCCATACGCTCTTCAACCGTCATATTGGGGCCTTCGCCATTAGTACCGCATATATAAACCCCCGAAACCCCATCAGCTATCAATTTATCTACCAGTGTTGGTATAATATCCGTATTAAGCGAACCATCGTTATGAAAGGCTGCAAATGTGGCTGCAACAATCCCTTGTATTTTCATGTATATGTGTTTAGTATAAATAAGCTTTACCAGCATTATCAAACCGCTGGTAATAATATAGTTATTAAATGTCCGACTCGAACTGTTTTACTTCATCAAATTTACTATTCCCCCTCACCAGTTTACCCAAGCGCGGCCTGCCGTTATTATAAACTTCAATAGCGTCGGCATCGGCATAGCGCAAAAACAAGATACGCCTGTCGCGGTCGGTAGAGTAGTTCCCGTCAGATTTATGCAGCATCCAGCAATTGAATATCAGCGCGTCGCCAGCTTTCATTTCCATTGGCACGGCCAGGTTATCATCAGCCTCCACTACAATTTCCGACTGGCTTTTCTTTTGTTCCTCGCTTTGCTGCACCCTTATCTGGCCTTGCTTATGGCTGCCTGGTATTAACCAAAGGCAGCCATTGCCCCGGTCGGTATCATCAAGCGCGGTAAGGGTGGTTAAAGCATTGTAAGGCTCTAATTCGCCATAACCGTTATCCTGGTGCCAACCAAAAGGTTTGGTATTTCCCTTCATTTTAAAAGTAAGCTGTGATGTAGCGCCTTTTACATTGGGGCCAATTAACTGGGTAGCAATATCTACCATTGGGCCATCAAAATAATAATCGCGTACGGTTGGCGCCTGGTGGTGTATATTTACCAGCAGCGAGTTTTGCAGCCAGCTTTTATTAGGGTCAAATGCTTCTTTTTCCTTTGCCCAAGCTGCCATACATTCTTTACGCATCTGCTCCAGCCCTTGGGGTTTTAATACGCCTTTAAGTACCAGGAAGCCTTCATCATTAAATTGTTTCAGTTCCTCAGCTGTTAACTTTTTATAGTTAAACATCTCTTCCTTTTTCATACTGCATTATATTTAATTATCAATTTCAATTAATATCCGGGGGTTTGTACCAGGTTGGGGTTTGCCGCCAATACAGTAGCCGATAGCGGCCAGAACAGCGGCGTTGTTTTGCCCACCAGATTTGGTACATAGGTATAAGCGTTTATGGTGCCGCCAAAATGGAAGCGTACAATATCATACCAGCGCTTGTTCTCATAAAACATTTCGCGCCCCCGCTCTTTAAATATTTCCAGTTCAACCGAAGCTTTATCAGTAGCGCCGGTATAATTGCCATTGCCTGCACGCACGCGTACCTTGTTAAGATAGGAAATGGCCTGGGTGGTATTGTTCAGTGCGGCATAAGCTTCGGCTTCCATCAAATAAACATCGGCCAGGCGCCACATAATAATATCGTTGTCGGATACCCGGTCGTCGGTGTATTTATTGCCGGGCAATTTGGTTACCCAGAAATTCTTTTGAACGGTACCCTGGCGCTCAATAATAAAGGTAAAGGGCACACGCTTATCGCTTGTTAAACCGCTGAACAACTGGCGGCTTTTCAAACTGATCTCATACCC belongs to Mucilaginibacter boryungensis and includes:
- a CDS encoding Kelch repeat-containing protein, whose amino-acid sequence is MSLTTLAQERPIHSILHWGELPPIPDEHGFAGSFAGTSHGALIVAGGANFPDGGAPWTGSKKVWTDKIFVLDKSTGIWKVAGKLPQPMGYGVSISYHDKLICIGGSNTGGHLCTVYAISYMNNKIEIEKWPDLPQPLSNACGTLVGHNVYIAGGLLHPDDKSTANIFWSLNLSAPKTSSWQKLETWPGPPRMLSVAGQTNNTFYLFSGTDLEDKNGAAHRRYLNDAYKYTPGKGWSRVADLPNAVVAAPGPAIFVNKNELLIFGGDDGKLADDAANLKENHPGFSDKILKYNIDTDTWSVSGTIHTAKKPDADTNPNGSIWAPVTTTAVMWHEMIVFPGGEVRPAVRTPRILTAKFSHNLEP
- a CDS encoding MFS transporter, which translates into the protein MTEKTVKPAGYLYAWAIVGLLWLVAFLNYFDRNLIASMRDPIVADFKLTDAQFGLLTSVFLWSYGFLSPLGGYFADKYGRKKIIVFSVCVWSAVTLWTGFVHSFPEMLVARVIMGISEACYIPAGLAMIADYHKGKTRSLATGLHMSGLYAGQALGGVGGYISVIWGWRYGFQLIGLFGVVYGLVLIYFLRDNKRSELTDVAEAENNPGVEEKRLGLFQTIRMLVSEKSFLVLLFYFCVLGIVNWMIYGWLPTFLKEHFTLDIGKAGLSATGYVQIGSFIGVLLGGILADRWYRSNKRSRIYLIIIGFSLGAPFLFLMASTTVFWIAIVAMMVYGLARGVNDSNLMPVLCQVIDGKYIATGYGFLNFLSTIIGGVMVYVGGRLMDAHISLSIIYQGSAVLMIVAAWSLLRMKVKQE
- a CDS encoding ArsR/SmtB family transcription factor — protein: MGTTKTEIFTDEQNQLAIMLKAIAHPARIAILQQIMKANACICGDLVDELGLAQATISQHLKELKNAGLIQGTIEGVSVCYCINPTVWGKLGKELNAFFSDYQLKTNCR
- a CDS encoding DUF6428 family protein, giving the protein MNNIEAIKWGAFKQMLLQHPHLDLQFRYAENKLVDASYHITEIKQAPITSVDCGGVMNKWTEIIMQLWVPEQAGQYRAMKVSKALSIIDIVEKMLPLDAEGTVKIEFGNSEFDTRQMFPNEMIIDGENLVIDLRPDAVQCKAISRGGSCGTNDKGEECCTPATEKPKKQLINLAVAADACCTPGGGCC
- a CDS encoding arsenate reductase ArsC; amino-acid sequence: MKNILVLCTGNSCRSQLAEGYLRYFAGNRANIYSAGIETHGVNPKAIQVMAEDGIDISKHTSNNVNEYLHIPFDMVITVCDNANEACPYFPGNVQRFHYNFPDPAKATGTPEEIMNEFRRVRDMIKTYARDFVQEHLK
- a CDS encoding aquaporin, which gives rise to MRKYLAEFLGTFIMVFCGTGAMIIDQQTGGAVTHVGVAVTWGLVVMSLIYALGNVSGAHMNPAVSIAFTVAKRFPVRELLPYIISQFGGAIMASLVLRFLFPGNELLGATLPAGTAMQSFILEALLTFFLMLVIIHVATGSKEQGIMAGLAIGSVVLLEAMFAGPICGASMNPARSFAPALVSGHLENIWVYLLATPLGAVTAIPVWKYLTSETSNRS
- a CDS encoding metallophosphoesterase family protein — protein: MKVALFSDIHANLPAFEAFLADMDSRNPDAVYCLGDLIGYNIWPNEIISEIRRRRIATLAGNHDQKTKGYAYELVSAHNRTYLNTLPAHIKLEHQRKHTHLNIVLAHGSTRSIIEYVLEDMNEGDVIEMMNEAKADVLCVGHSHLPYHRIIANKHVINIGSVGKPKDGNPMGCYVLLNIEDDIKVDFIRFVYDVEKAAQAIEASPLPDELADHLRKAY
- a CDS encoding alpha/beta fold hydrolase, with translation MEKQQTTGHAPVNGISMYYEIHGEGDMPLVLIHGGGSTIETTFGEILPMLTLNHKVIAVELQAHGRTTDRDTPETFEQDADDVAGLLNYLGVTSANIIGFSNGGTTTLLLANKYAQLVHKIVVIAGAYKRDGFFPGFFDFMPNATIDNMPEALKTAYLKVTPSQDGLLNMFNKDKARMVNFKDYSHDLLKSIKAKTLFMVADKDVISVEHTLQMSRLVEGAQLVVLPGTHGAFIGEAGTAIPGSKLPGITVELINDFLT
- a CDS encoding SRPBCC family protein, whose amino-acid sequence is MENNTKDRELLITRTLNAPVELVWEVWSKAEHIAQWWGPNGFTNTITKMDFTPGGEWDLVMHGPDGTDYKNKSVFTQIIPFKKIVYEHVSSPKFVATITFEAQGEQTLINWHMLFETAEQFIQVVKTFKADEGLKQNLEKLDTYLIGFKS
- a CDS encoding ArsR/SmtB family transcription factor is translated as MKARRDVYQAIADPTRRAIISMIAAEPHNVNTIAEKFDVTRQAISLHIKILTDCGLLAVKQRGRDRFCEARLDRLSEVAAFVDQYRQHWENKLDSLETYLDKLKKERNHGK
- a CDS encoding 6-bladed beta-propeller, whose protein sequence is MQHHNIIGHNNFKYKVNAAWGIPPGQQYPVNDCHEMVMSKTGLLYMLTNETHNNILVYNKDGQVKSSWGHTYPGGHGLTLSNEGGDEFLYITDTVRHQVIKTTLMGDELLVLDYPKEIPLYTAADEYKPTETAIALNGDIYVTDGYGHQFVIQYDSKGNYIRHWGGRGNEADQFDCVHGIAIDNRGAEPALLITSRNHNALKCFTMDGKYLSTIHLPGSFICRPVINGKNVYGAVFRSGTNMNFGSGYITILDENNKVVSTPGGTEPVYMDGVLQTQSKGDDTFVHPHDVCVDENENLYVPQWNSGKTYPVMLERVK
- a CDS encoding dihydrodipicolinate synthase family protein; translation: MKIQGIVAATFAAFHNDGSLNTDIIPTLVDKLIADGVSGVYICGTNGEGPNMTVEERMAIAEAYVKAANKRVLVLVHVGHTSIRESRKLAAHAAQIGADAISSVAAFYFKPVSVQNLVDCMAEIASAAPQLPFYYYHMPALTGVGMDMVEFLALGEKKIPNLAGIKYTASTLHEYQACLNFKDGKFEVLFGYDEMLLPALVVGAIGAIGSTYTFAAPVYLDIIKNYREGNVDEARQLQAKVVDFIRCIIKHPSIAAQRAIMKMLGVDMGNPRLPLTSLSDAAYQQLQNDLNDVGFFRLLADHSQHKTVAAN
- a CDS encoding phytanoyl-CoA dioxygenase family protein, yielding MKKEEMFNYKKLTAEELKQFNDEGFLVLKGVLKPQGLEQMRKECMAAWAKEKEAFDPNKSWLQNSLLVNIHHQAPTVRDYYFDGPMVDIATQLIGPNVKGATSQLTFKMKGNTKPFGWHQDNGYGELEPYNALTTLTALDDTDRGNGCLWLIPGSHKQGQIRVQQSEEQKKSQSEIVVEADDNLAVPMEMKAGDALIFNCWMLHKSDGNYSTDRDRRILFLRYADADAIEVYNNGRPRLGKLVRGNSKFDEVKQFESDI